One Ranitomeya imitator isolate aRanImi1 chromosome 4, aRanImi1.pri, whole genome shotgun sequence genomic window, gggtctccgcagctcttttggagaacacgtctgcatgggaccaatagtgcttggggagagaggaaagatctgcgggtacctgtgtagaagcaacctgaacgcactccctctgacatctaccctcacaggatttactccatcccaaaattctcccagaggaccactcaatatgaggagaatggtagcgaagccatggcatccccaacaggacctcatcaattccttcaggaatgactaatagggagattatctcctgatgtgatggagacacagatagggtgaaaggaatggtttggtgggtaatctgtgaaggtagtgttgacccatttaccactcgaacggtcactggctgggcgagcatcaccaagggtattgcgtgacgctgggcaaaggcggaggacataaagttaccctctgccccagagtccaagcatagctcgaccgtgagagtggatgggcctatggtaattgtccccttgaaggacaactttgaggcaaacgtcgccgtgtctagtgtacctcctccaactgccactagacgctgacgtttccccgaccgctgaggactcttggaggcaagacgtcctgactgctggcgaacatgacgaaccttatgtgcacgagcggactgagacttggatcccgctcgtgtcacctccaaggtctcatgtgactcagatgtctggactggagatttcaaaggtttggcgaaggtaggagccagccgaaacctctgcctacactgggctcgttccaacctccgctcgttaaaacggaggtctatacgagtagaaatagatattaactcctccagtgtggcaggaatctccctagtggccagagcgtccttaacatggtcagccaggcccctccagaatatggggataagggctttatccgaccactccagctcggaagctaacgtacggaatcggacggaaaaatggctgaccaaggactcaccctgagttaatgccagtagttggagcgctgtatcatgggtgagttgaggtcctagaaagacctttttcagcgtgcccagaaacaacggagcactctgcaccacatgatcatcacgctcccacagcggcgtagcccactccaacgccctgtccgacaacagcgagacaataaatcccaccttagcccgctctgtaggaaaacgtgcagccaggagctcgaggtggatagagcactgactcacgaatcccctacaagttttgcaatctccagaaaatttttctggcaacgggaggcgggataatgtcggaacaggggtggcagtggacaaggttgctgccgccacgccagcagcctttacagcaactgcggtaacatccacagctgaggttgagttctcgagaaccttcaacctaccctccaactgctggatataccgcaaagattgctgaatgtccgccatactagccagaccttggcgctagtattatgttaaggactggcggaacgcaccatgtatagatggtacgaaactaggtgcgttcgcagtccgaggtccaccgtgcaggtaaaagaccctgcagctagcaagacggacaatatagcggtacactaaaggatacacgcgtgggttaaacctcacccagcgtgaagaaagcgatcctgttaatccacaggaccgcagtaccgcactagtgcgcgagcaagtggtcagcggacttaaccccagaagggattggagcccgattagacccttgctggcgtaacaccgcaactgggtgtgtagagaactttaggaagtataagtgcacaagagtgcgagcgatgccgcactaacggacgccactaaccacccagactcgggtatggaaagcgcaaggcaggcgcacggcgccgtactggcaggcacagctacaggacgctgagatgtgtgtctagtgctgtaggctaagtcgggcgctaggtagcagccatacaccttccgcgaacagacattcaatagggaaggggtttcaaaggacgacttgcactcacaacatacacacatcaacaattgttagaaaatactagcgcatggccgtgcggtcatgcgcagtttatataggagcagcacaggaagtggccacagcacttttgcccttctaggacctgccaagaggaccaatggaatgtgctgcagagcctgagcacatgaccctcgatctccaacgggagaccttacgctgggcatgctcagtacatgcagacaaggacttagtcccagagaagtccgctcgctgctgaccagtactgactttaatggcagagactggagaagcagcactaactctctgaacagagtgagaatgagcaagacgctgggaccgacgtccttgctgagcaggctccactgcggctggacgagaatgggagaccgcagcggaagtggctcgagattcccccagtgcagaagcgggaactcgacccctaacatccttttttttatttagtcAGTGGCTATTTTTCCCAACTCATAACTGGCAGAAGCTTATTTTGCATTGGAACTGCTCGTTGCTACAGTGTTAGAGCGCAGCAGTCAAATCATCGTCAGCTGCTGCTCTCTGCACACTGAGCTTTGCTTTGTCTGCTTTGCGGGTGTTACTGCTGCCTCTGCAGAGCGCTACGGATGAAATTACTTAGTCACTGGCTAATGTTCAACTTTATTGTGCAGAGCTCATTAGTCTGTGGCATAGATCGAAATCTCAGAATTACAGTTTTTCGGTTACGTcacctctctaaaaaaaaaaatggaataaaaagggaCCAAATTATCATATTTACCCCAAATAAAAATGTTAGCTCAGCACAGAAAAAGCAGCCCTATATCTCCATCAAtggaaaaaatagcaaaaaggacTTACAAGTCTCAGAAAATTATGGCACAAACTAATTTTTTTCAATTGTGAAAATATTAATAATTGCCGTAACCATACTGACCTGGACAATTATGTTACCAGACCACTTTTAGCATAGAATGAATGACGCAAACCAGCACCAAAAAATAATGGAGGAAATGCTTTCATTCACTGTATGTTTTTATTGCAGTCTAGGGAAGCGTGCAATTTCAATTTTTACTTTAGGCACCAGGAAAACCAGAATTGGTCCTGCCAGCAGACACTGTCCATACGCAGAATTACATTGCCGTTACCAACAAAATATTGGTGAACTATGATCCTAAACTTTATACTCCCCTCCATTCAAAGTTCTGATATAGGAAACTACTGCCACTATCTTTTCAGCCTCATTCAGGGGTGCAAGAGTTTTCTTGCACAAGAAAACACAGAACATAGTTCTTCAGTGTTTAGTATCTGCGTTTCATCAGTGTTCGGTCCATGTGTCAGtttttacaatcagtgttttatcagtaatATttcactgatgaagaaaaaaaaactgcaaagtGTCTCCTACCCATTGCAATGTAATGATGGATGTGATTTACATGGGCCCAAAGACTTATATGGGGAATTTTGTGCTGTGACTCGGTCCACAAAAAAACCTAGATCTGTgagcagccccatagattataTGGCGTGCGggttctatctgtgaaaaatacGGAAAAAAATTTACTCGACTCATAGACTCTGAATGAGTTTAAATTTAAATAGTTAGTAGGCCACATTCCTGGCTTTGCTATGAAATCACTTTGTGGGATTTATGATAAAATTAAATGATTACattgatttgttttattttacaggaACTGACTTAATGACCAGTTGGCCACTAATCATACTGCTGTGAGTTTCTAATCTGCAAAGAAAAATAATACCTAGCACATCCTTTTTAGAGATTCAATCGCAATTATTACAGTGTTTCAACTTTTGTTCTGGTTTTTGCTTCAATAACAGATGAATAGAACATTCTTGCCACCATTTACCACATTCTTTAAATTGCATTGTACTCATGAAATGCTTTAAGAAATCTATAATCCAATACATCTGTCTACACCTCTTTTATACAAACATGAAAAACATTTTAGACAAACATTTAtctgaaaaaagaaaaacaaaatattaCAAAAGTATACAAAAATGTGTCTTACCCGGTTTTTATGCTCCGTACAATGAGTATGAATTCCGTGCAGGGTAACTACCAATCCCACCGGCAAAGTCTCCATACACATCCCCTTGAAGACGATCTCTAAAATTTCCAGGATTTTGTTGTACTGTTGACACACTGCTTGTTGGATCAGGTCTTGCAAAAAACCTACCAGACATCCCTCCTGTCAGTCTACCACCGTAAGAATCGCCATTTACTTCACCGTTAGCATAAATTCTTCCATTTGTATTCCCACCTTCTGAAATTAATGCACCCACTGGGGTTACAGACAAGTATTTTGTGCCACCATTCAATCCTGTCATGCTCTCAACTGATGAAGTCAATTCTCCAAGTGACTCAACAGTTGATCCTGCCAATCTCTCAAGTGAATTTTTTGTTATGCCACCATTCGATCCAGTCATGTCCCAAATTGGTGCATTTGATCCTGTCAATCCTCCATGTGAATTACCATACCCTCCTATTATGCCACCAATTGATCCTGTCAATCCTCCATGTGAGCTAGTAAGCCCTCCTGTTATGCCATCAATCAATCCTGTCAATCCTCCAACTGAGTTAGTAAGCCCTCCTGTTATGTCACCAATCGATCTTGTCAATCCTCCAACTGAGTTAGTAAGCCCTCCTGTTATGCCATCAATCGATCCTGTCAATCCTCCAACTGAGTTAGTAAGCCCTCCTGTTATGCCGCCAATCGATCTTGTCAATCCTCCAACTGAGTTAGTAAGCCCTCCTGTTATGTCACCAATCGATCTTGTCAATCCTCCAACTGAGTTAGTAAGCCCTCCTGTTATGCCATCAATCGATCCTGTCAATCCTCCAACTGAGTTAGTAAGCCCTCCTGTTATGCCGCCAATCGATCTTGTCAATCCTCCAACTGAGTTAGTAAGCCCTCCTGTTATGTCACCAATCGATCTTGTCAATCCTCCAACTGAGTTAGTAAGCCCTCCTGTTATGCCATCAATCGATCCTGTCAATCCTCCAACTGAGTTAGTAAGCCCTCCTGTTATGTCACCAATCGATCTTGTCAATCCTCCAACTGAGTTAGTAAGCCCTCCTGTTATGTCACCAATCGATCTTGTCAATCCTCCAACTGAGTTAGTAAGCCCTCCTGTTATGCCGCCAATCGATCTTGTCAATCCTCCAACTGAGTTAGTAAGCCCTCCTGTTATGCCATCAATCGATCCTGTCAATCCTCCAACTGAGTTAGTAAGCCCTCCTGTTATGTCACCAATCGATCTTGTCAATCCTCCAACTGAGTTAGTAAGCCCTCCTGTTATGCCATCAATCGATCCTGTCAATCCTCCAACTGAGTTAGTAAGCCCTCCTGTTATGCCGCCAATCGATCTTGTCAATCCTCCAACTGAGTTAGTAAGCCCTCCTGTTATGCCGCCAATCGATCGTGTCACTCCTCCAAGTAAGTCACTAATCAATCGTGTTGTGCTACCAGTCAAATCTGTCACTGCTGAAGTCAATCCTCCAACTGTTCCTGTTACTCCACTCAGCAATCCTTTCTCATCTCCAAGAAGTAATTTTAACACCAGATTTACAAGTCCCGGAGACACATTTGTAACAGTCCCAAGAGGACCTTTTCCACCATTTATCCCAGCAACGTTCCATATTCCATCAAGGTTGGGGATTCCACGTGTGTACTAAATGAAAATAAATGTACAACAGTTAATTAATAAATGGCAAGACAGTAGAAAATGTTTGAATTAGCATTAGTAATATAAGAAAAAGGTGATATATATAACGAACGGTGGATGTGTCCTGTCTCCAAAGTCGGTATGGGTGACAACTGAGCAGTGCGGTGCCGGAGTCAGCACGTGCGCATACTGCAGTatagcaccattttattgaagacactgtatatgTGAATTTGCAGACgcaatgtctttaaaaaaaaatggtgtaaaattaaaaatgtaccaataaaaatgctcgccacccaggcgtagaacggaatTCGATAACTAATACTGATGGAGGTTAAGAGTAATAACAGAAAAGCAAGTTTCTGTATCGATAATAATGGTGTTGTCTCATGATGAAGACCACTTATGTAAAAGTAAAGTCAGCAAGAAAAGCCGATTATCATCATAGGTCTAATTTCTGACTGTCAGAAGATAATCATGTGGTGATGGGAAATGTTGTGTTGTATGACAGatatttaaaggaacctgtcacaatGCAGCCCAATATACATATAGCATGCTATAGCACAGGAGCTGAGCAGATCTATATATAGTGTTGAGggaaaatacaagttatactaaATCTTTTCACTGAAACGACTGAATTTTCAATGTGACGGGTTCACTTCAAATGATAATGTGTGGTTTTGCACTTACAGAGTGGTGTCCTGAGTTGGGGACCATAATCCTCTATGACACTTGTATTTGTATTCATTTTCCATACACtagagagagtgcaaagcagttgtTTGTAGACTTGGATTACTTACCAACATTTGAGTTATTTTTGCTACAAGAGGTCCCTGTAACAATGGAGTAGAACAATAATGAATAGAAAGTTGCTGAGATGTAATAATAGCTTTATCATATGTGTTAATTGTTAACATGTTAGTAAACTGCTTGTATTATAACACTATATTACATGTGCTCAATGATAAAGGGCTGAGTATAAAGGATGTGAATGTAAATATTGTTGTATCTTATCTATACATGAATGAATGTAAGGCATCTTACCAGTGGTCCGCAGAGTGGTGTACTGAGATATCCAACATTGAGCGGACTCTAGAAAGTAAGTAAAATGTATGAAATATCTATATACCGTTcatatatataacacagatacacaagcACAACTTTTTTAAGATTACATGGTTTAGCCTTACACAAGTTTTATAGATAAAGGGCTTGTCTGTTGAAAACCAGATATCACCTATTCACAAGACAGGTGATTACTTATTGATCGATGGGGGTCCAACCATTGGGACCCACACTGATCGGCAATCATGGAGACCAATGACTGATCTCTACTCCATTAATTCCTTATGAAcctgttgtaaaaaaaatacaaGTGCGTCACTCGGGAGCCCAATAGGAAATGAATGGAGAAGCAGTTGGGTGAACACACTGACACTTCACTATAAGAGGGACAAAAGTTCCCTGTTCTGCCGAACGGTGCAAGTCCCAGAAGACGGACGTCCACTGATAAATATCCTATGGAGAGATGacaacttgttttcactggacaacccatTGAAAAAAAAGCAAGCTTCTGTTAATGTAAGCATGTGAGGATGAGATGTATTTTTTAAAGGCTACATTGTGCTGGTAAAATGGACAGCAATTCCCCAAATGTTCACCCAATGGTGTAAGTGACACTCCCAGGTCAGTAAGGCAATACCAAATGTATAGAAATGTCTTCTGTTTTATTACTTTTCAACAATAAAAACAGTTTTTTAGATACAAATACTTAAAAATCTACAACTTTTTCATGTTTTCTATGGCAGAGCTCTTTTTTGGGGGTACTTTTTGATCAATTTTTATACTATTTTTTGAGGAGCAACCATAAAAGATGGTAAGTTTGGCTTTTTACTTTTACAGCAATCACTATGTAAGTTTTAAAGGTAATTTTTGTGCATTATACATTTTTAATGGCTAAATCATTTgtgtttatttctttattttatttataaGAGTTGTATTACTTTTTATTATAGTCCAACTAGGGGCCTTAAAGTGCAATATTTCTGTAACAATAGGTGTAGTAATACCTATTTTTAGGTCCCGGGGTCTGTCATAACAATCCTTGTACACCTCACAATTGGTAGGTCAGATGTAGTGACACAGGGAGAACCTTTTTTCATCAAACCTGATATAATATTGCGATGAGAATTGACCACAACATCCAAAGTGCTTAACAACTTAACTGTATTTGTTAGccctcttaggggacttgaagctgcgaaaATCAGATTACCGTACTTGCCCTATATATAGCAGTGCATTAGCACTGCTAATCAATAGTTGAAAAATCCAGCTTCAGAAATCTCGTAAAAAATCAATTTTAGTGAAAAAtctttaaaaataaataacaaacagCACTAAGAGGGGAGAGATCACATTGGCAGATGCGTTTCGTTCCCCAAGGTCTTTAGTCAATGGAATTCAATCTTTACGGAATTTCTGAAGCTGGATTTCTCTACTATTGATTCATCTTCCTGCTGCACTGCTGACCTGTCCGTGCTCTGGAATCCGTATCTTCTATTGGTGAGCTGACATATTTTTTTCTATCGTTCATTAGCACCACTAATCACAGTCTCCTATAAATATTAGCCACGGGCCAGCTTTCATATgaggatcataatgacaggcacaggaaATGGGAGCATAGAACCACGTGCCTCTGCTGGTACGTGTTGAATGCCGCTTTCAGAAATTGACAATTTgatttaggctaggttcccattgcgttagggcaatcctttAAGCGCATAGTGCCGTCcccactagcgcagatccccgatctgcgctagtgaggaccgGACCTCGGACGCGCCGAAAAGAAACGGCACAAAAGAATGGCACATTGCtagtgcgtgccgaaaatggcatgcgctagtgatgcgctacaagcagaaataacattgctgtcaatgtgtgcgctaacggacccgttgcaaggAGTTAAGTGCGacattttcaccgtgcaacgctgtccgttagcgttaacccattaacgcaatgggaacctagccttaacaACTTAACAGCTGAGGGTAGAACTCCACCATGTCTATCAAAATAACACGATGGCTGATTGACGTATATGTCTCACATCTAAGGCCCCACGTCATATGTCGCAAAGGAGTTAAGTCAAAAGTTACACATTTTTAATCTGCTTTATATAAACCTTTATATTTCAGTTTTCTATCGCTTTCAAGCGCTCATTGCTTTCAAGTCAGCAATACGCACTAACATGTTATGAACCAAAGATTTCATTGGGATCAGCTAAGCATTTAATGTGTACGGGGACCACCCAACTTTTCTCTGACAGAAGATGGCAGGTGTAGTTTGACACAAACTTACTTtactaagttaaagggaacctgtaacttcTAGAAACACTATACATGTATACCTGTAGCTATAGGTTAAATATGCAGACaagtacacatgatgagagcaatatactgcctctgtacaaatccctagttagaccgcacatggagtactgtgtccagttttgggcaccggtgctcaggaaggatataatggaactagagagagtacaaaggagggcaacaaaattaataaaggggatgggagaactacaatacccagatagattagcgaaattaggattatttagtctagaaaaaagacgactgaggggcgatctaataaccatgtataagtatataaggggacaatgcaaatatctcgctgaggatctgtttataccaaggaaggttacgggcacaagggggcattctttgcgtctggaggagagaaggtttttccaccaacatagaagatgattctttactgttagggcagtgagaatctggaattgcttgcctgaggaggtggtgatggcgaactcagtcgaggggttcaagagaggcctggatgtcttcctggagcagaacaatattgtatcatacaattaggttctgtagaaggacgtagatctggggatttattatgatggaatataggctgaactggatggacaaatgtcttttttcggccttactaactatgttactatgttactatgtaagtaacATTTAAATTCTGTGTAGTCagcaagcagctgcagggagaaaacaAAGTGATATTTTCCATGCAGCTGTTCACATCCAGTCAGGGTGATGCAGGGAGCTTTTACAATCATCACTTACTGAACAGTGTAATTACTCCCCAGCACATTAAGTGGCAGCCTGCTCTGCTaacaatcgctgcacacatgctgtcagtcaaagtgctggGACATGATGATTTCTGCGCTTGTTATATAGTAAGTGGTAACTAACCGCTCCCTGCACCTCCCTGATGACTGAACCAATTTTCTCACTGTAGATTCTGCTCCACTGGATAGGatttaaatgctatttacctgcccaTATCTACAGGGTGTATTAACATATTTCATGCATTTTTAATACAATGAGTATATATGTTTCATTTACATATGAAACCCATTGCATACACATAACCCATTTCGGATATTGCAAGTCATTATTTTTATCATCAGTTGTTTTCATCAAGGGTAAATAAATCATGCTTAGAAGAGATTTATTTCATAATAAATTGTGCTCTGAAACTTTAGAAATGACTCTTAAAATGAAATTACCAGCACATTGACCAGAGTCCAAAGCGCATCCTGCATAGTATTGTCCACATCAGAATTTAGTTCCTCCTAAATATGATACAGGGCAGAAAAAAATATCAGTGGCAGAAATTAAGGTTTTCCTTTACATTATACAAGAAAATCATTTATATATTAAGATTTCTGCACAATTCTGTTTTTTACTGAGAATTTCGTATGTGACCCTGGTCCACCGCTATCTATGTGTCCCTGATGTACTGCATGTAAGATTGGAAACGTTCAGGACCCATTGGATTTTTCTCTTGCAGTTGAAAATTGTCTGGAAAATGGATGCTCAAGGGCACTTTTGTCCCAATTATAATCTAGCCATGCCTCTATAGTTACTAATTTGCCAGGTCACGAAATAAATTAGCTAATAAtactgtagcaatatgttatatgatgATTTGgtctctagtagtgatgagcgagtgtactcgttgcccgggttttgccgagcacgcttgggtgatctcccagtatttgttagtgtttggaggtttagttttcatcgcctcagctgaatgatttacatctgttagccagcataagtacatgtgggggttgcctggttgctagggaatccccacatgtaatcaagctggctaatagctgtaataaCCTGGCAAATTAGTAACTATAGaggcactgtgacaccagacagtgcagaggacattacatggctacaacagCAGCCTGCAGCAGAGAAAGTCAATGAAGTCTGGCAGTCAGTAgtcaaggatgccaagcagctttatgcaacatttttattggatgagaagcccattagatttcagctggattgtggagcaagctacaATGTAATTCCATGTGCTCTGTTGAACAAACCGGTTTCTAttaagccaactgacaaggtacaggTGATGtacacaaaagtgttctgaaaccgatggggacatgtaagctcaaAATAcggaacccatgtaacagaaagagttgaatttaccgtgttgcatggtggtaaccatgtaccaataTTGGGAgtcaaagcagttcaggcaatggacttaataaaggtacagtctcagaacattatgtctgctgAAGTTTCCCAGGATATACAAGATACCAAACGAAGTGCAGAGAGCAATGTGGATattcagaaaataaaaacaaagtaTGCAGATTTATTTGAAGGTGATgggtgctttgaaggtaaatataggctagaaattgacaacaccgtgcagcccaccagattacctacaagaagagtgcctgtagctttaacgCAACCACTGAAAGTAGTACTGCAGGatttacagagaagaggcatgatagcatcagtccataagagcacagattggatcagcagtttggtcatactgCAGAAACCAtcaggcaagttaagaatatgcatTGATCcccagccactcaacaaggcgctgaaaacacatcattacccaatgccgacattagatgatgttctaccagatctaTCAAAGGCtagaatattttctgtatgtgatgtaaaaaatggattctggcatgtggaacTGGCTGAAtaatcaagtttattgacaacattttcttcaccatttggacgctataAATGGCTgagaatgcccatgggactaaaacttgCTCTAGAGgtgttccagcagaaattgatgcaggctttggaaggacttcctGGAGTGAAAACAATAAAAACTGtcttatgtggtatttcctgatgaaggagttctttgaaactcagaaacgcgttgaataaagaccacttttaataatacctttggactacatgattcagcagcgcagaatttgaccatGTTCTCCTACATTGGAGTGAAAACAATAGCAGATGATATCCTAATAGtggcaggtatggcattccagatatcgttttctcggaCAATGTGGCGCAGTTTACTTCGGAAGAGTTCAAAGCCTTCAGTAAGAAACGGGAATTTGAATACCAGGCGTCTTCTctgagatatcctcagagtaatgggaaagcagagtcagccgtaaaaatggcaaaaaaaactcATGCAAAGAGCAAAACAGGCAGGTacggatgtatatctgtctatactggatcatagaaaccacatccacccaaggcctagacagcagtccggcacagaggctcatgagtaggcgttccagagaaatgacaacattcggctgcagccaagcagcaCAGTTGACAAACACTGGAAAAagccaaaggttgtccagaaactaggactttggtcttacgaaattctaacagaggaAGGAAGAAGACTAAGAAGGAATCCGAGATATCTGAGGAAAATGCAAGAAAGAgaggattcatggccttttgaacagtatcgtgATACCCAAggaaacgaggcagcaagtacaagtgaaGAACCAACAGTGATAgtggaccatcagggtgaggattcAGCCCAGAGACAGGCAATATCAGAAGGCATATTACCAGAATCAGAAGAACTACAGGATGTAGACAGTGACACATCTTATGTTACTAGAGCTGGCAGAATTATCAGAAAGCTGGCGCGCCTCaaggattatatctaactggacttaTTATTTTATATCTCTAACTTGGTCATGTTATCCATTGTTTCATTGTTTTtccagttaaaagagaaaggatgtagaaaTATGTTATATGATGATTTGGCCTCTAAGGATCTCACTACATTTATGTGTGCACTATAGTGTTGTTGGAATAAGTTGGTCGGTGGTGGAGAAGACTCATGTAATGGCGGATTACACCGCATGGAATAAACAGCCTGTAAATGTGTGATCCATGACGGGAAACAACTAACAGAACAAATACCCACATTTTTCCTTGCATGACAATATGTTAGAGACACAAACAGTGGATGGAGGCTTCAAACAGTGCCCTAAATCTCAGCTTCCTGTAAGTATGAAGGGGCGTAGGAAATTAAACAACTGAAAGTAAAAGGTTTAATTGGAAATGTGATAAGAATGCATGAATGTTATTTGGAACAAAAATGTAAAATGTGTTATTTTGAGCAAACTGAGATCATCTGTGTGTGCAGAACTGTGGGCATTCTCCTTTGAATGGtgatctgttaaagggaacctgtcacctgaatttggcaggactggttttgggtcataggggtggagttttcgggt contains:
- the LOC138675496 gene encoding uncharacterized transmembrane protein DDB_G0289901-like is translated as MKIAVAFLLVAFSCYFNLASASCMSRCANSCQQTQIADVTCLQRALAKNKVATIRAIANVLCAYDRSKAMRNKMELIKALRLLQEPTRCDLLRGFTMEELNSDVDNTMQDALWTLVNVLSPLNVGYLSTPLCGPLGPLVAKITQMLYTRGIPNLDGIWNVAGINGGKGPLGTVTNVSPGLVNLVLKLLLGDEKGLLSGVTGTVGGLTSAVTDLTGSTTRLISDLLGGVTRSIGGITGGLTNSVGGLTRSIGGITGGLTNSVGGLTGSIDGITGGLTNSVGGLTRSIGDITGGLTNSVGGLTGSIDGITGGLTNSVGGLTRSIGGITGGLTNSVGGLTRSIGDITGGLTNSVGGLTRSIGDITGGLTNSVGGLTGSIDGITGGLTNSVGGLTRSIGDITGGLTNSVGGLTRSIGGITGGLTNSVGGLTGSIDGITGGLTNSVGGLTRSIGDITGGLTNSVGGLTRSIGGITGGLTNSVGGLTGSIDGITGGLTNSVGGLTRSIGDITGGLTNSVGGLTGLIDGITGGLTSSHGGLTGSIGGIIGGYGNSHGGLTGSNAPIWDMTGSNGGITKNSLERLAGSTVESLGELTSSVESMTGLNGGTKYLSVTPVGALISEGGNTNGRIYANGEVNGDSYGGRLTGGMSGRFFARPDPTSSVSTVQQNPGNFRDRLQGDVYGDFAGGIGSYPARNSYSLYGA